Proteins encoded within one genomic window of Pseudodesulfovibrio senegalensis:
- the atpB gene encoding F0F1 ATP synthase subunit A — MVAGGGLPHPLVYMHLLGDALHLHADWALYVMHTWLAMAILFLLAFMVRGRLQLVPGGLQNVFEMIIGGLEDFVVSNIGEEGRRVFPVLITLFLYILVSNYLGLVPGCDAPTANLNTIIPLAVFLFLYYNFHGIRKWGFGYIKHFMGPVAALAPLMLVLELISHFARPLSLTLRLFGNIRGEEIVLILLFFLAPVFSTVPMYFLFLLAKTIQAFIFFMLGTIYLQGALDHAH; from the coding sequence ATGGTAGCTGGTGGCGGTTTACCGCATCCTTTGGTTTACATGCATCTTTTGGGAGACGCGTTGCATCTGCACGCGGACTGGGCCTTGTACGTGATGCACACGTGGCTGGCCATGGCCATTCTTTTCCTGTTGGCGTTCATGGTCCGCGGCCGGTTGCAGCTGGTGCCCGGCGGATTGCAGAACGTCTTCGAAATGATCATCGGCGGCCTCGAGGATTTCGTGGTCTCCAACATCGGTGAAGAAGGCCGCCGGGTATTCCCGGTGCTCATCACCCTGTTCCTGTACATTCTGGTGTCCAACTATCTTGGTCTGGTGCCGGGCTGTGACGCTCCCACCGCCAACCTGAACACCATCATCCCGTTGGCCGTGTTCCTGTTCCTGTACTACAATTTCCACGGCATCCGTAAATGGGGCTTCGGCTACATCAAGCATTTCATGGGCCCGGTGGCCGCGCTCGCGCCGCTGATGCTCGTGCTTGAGCTGATCTCCCACTTCGCACGTCCGCTTTCGCTGACGCTGCGTCTGTTCGGCAACATCCGCGGCGAGGAAATCGTCCTGATCTTGCTGTTCTTCCTGGCGCCGGTGTTCTCCACCGTGCCCATGTACTTCCTGTTCCTGCTTGCAAAGACCATCCAGGCATTCATTTTCTTCATGCTGGGTACCATCTATCTGCAGGGCGCTCTCGATCACGCGCATTAG
- a CDS encoding ATP synthase F0 subunit C, whose protein sequence is MKALKTILTTLAMTLAATAAFAAGDATVAAATAYATALGMGLAAGLCGIGQGMGLKGACEGTARNPEAGSKLTTTLILGLAFIESLAIYALVVCLILLFVK, encoded by the coding sequence ATGAAAGCTCTGAAAACCATTCTGACCACTCTGGCTATGACCCTGGCTGCCACCGCTGCCTTTGCTGCCGGCGACGCTACCGTTGCTGCCGCCACCGCATACGCAACCGCTCTGGGCATGGGCCTGGCCGCCGGTCTCTGCGGCATCGGTCAGGGCATGGGCCTCAAGGGCGCCTGCGAAGGCACCGCCCGCAACCCCGAAGCCGGTTCCAAGCTGACCACCACCCTGATCCTCGGCCTGGCATTCATCGAATCCCTGGCTATTTACGCTCTGGTTGTCTGCCTGATCCTGCTCTTCGTCAAGTAA
- a CDS encoding redox-sensing transcriptional repressor Rex — protein sequence MLKNSHGKPGQHRERHTMKSEHIPKATIGRLAVYIQVLENLLRDGTEVISSEKLASACSVNSSQIRKDLAYFGEFGVRGVGYYVQELITSIKHSLGIDRVWNCALIGVGNLGTALLRHHDFEQRGFVIKAAFDCDPDKIGKELEGMEIVCPTHLKNQAKERGIELGIITTPPDRAQRAANHLVDAGIKGIVNYAPARINVPPHIPVEYVDFFDHLYSLAFQVTLGNFEG from the coding sequence ATGTTAAAAAATTCACATGGCAAGCCCGGACAACACCGGGAAAGACACACAATGAAAAGCGAACACATCCCCAAGGCTACCATCGGCAGACTCGCCGTCTATATTCAGGTCCTCGAAAATCTTCTCCGGGACGGGACAGAGGTTATTTCCTCGGAAAAACTCGCCAGTGCCTGCTCGGTTAACTCCTCGCAAATACGTAAAGACCTCGCATACTTCGGTGAATTCGGAGTGCGCGGTGTCGGGTATTATGTGCAGGAGCTGATCACGTCCATCAAGCATTCGCTGGGCATCGACAGGGTCTGGAACTGTGCGCTCATCGGCGTGGGCAACCTGGGCACGGCCCTGTTGCGCCACCATGATTTCGAGCAGCGGGGTTTTGTCATCAAGGCCGCATTTGATTGCGACCCGGACAAGATCGGCAAGGAACTCGAGGGTATGGAAATCGTCTGCCCCACCCACCTCAAGAATCAGGCCAAGGAGCGGGGCATCGAGCTGGGCATCATCACCACGCCTCCGGACCGTGCCCAGCGAGCCGCCAACCATCTGGTTGACGCGGGCATCAAGGGGATCGTCAACTATGCTCCGGCCAGAATCAACGTTCCCCCGCATATACCAGTGGAATACGTGGACTTTTTCGACCATCTGTATTCGCTGGCCTTCCAGGTGACGCTGGGAAATTTCGAGGGTTAG
- a CDS encoding response regulator, with the protein MSDYKILVVEDHRDTRELLKYNLTSSGFDVAAVEDGQLGLDKSRTFRPDIILLDLMLPGMDGLEVCRKLKQEPVTANVPVIMLTAKGEEIDRIVGLELGADDYVVKPFSPRELVLRIKAVLRRAAGSDNTARPSAWEREGIKVDFEAHQIEIDEEPTPLTATEFKLLSELISGQGKVQTRDHLLDTVWDTHFEGYSRTVDTHVRRLRQKLGPYAEWIETVRGVGYRFRS; encoded by the coding sequence GTGTCTGACTACAAGATTCTCGTTGTCGAAGACCATCGGGATACCCGGGAATTGCTCAAATACAATCTGACGTCTTCGGGATTCGATGTGGCGGCCGTGGAAGACGGACAGCTGGGCCTGGACAAATCCAGAACCTTCCGCCCGGACATCATCCTGCTGGACCTCATGCTGCCCGGCATGGACGGTCTAGAAGTCTGCCGCAAGCTCAAGCAGGAGCCGGTCACGGCCAACGTGCCGGTGATCATGCTCACGGCCAAGGGAGAAGAGATCGACCGCATCGTGGGACTTGAGCTGGGCGCGGACGATTACGTGGTCAAGCCGTTCAGCCCCCGGGAACTGGTCCTGCGCATCAAGGCCGTGCTGCGCCGTGCAGCCGGCAGTGACAACACGGCCCGGCCGTCCGCCTGGGAACGCGAAGGCATCAAGGTGGACTTCGAAGCGCACCAGATCGAGATCGACGAGGAACCGACCCCGCTGACCGCAACAGAGTTCAAGCTGCTATCCGAACTGATTTCAGGCCAGGGCAAGGTACAAACCCGCGATCATTTGTTGGACACGGTATGGGACACCCACTTCGAAGGGTATTCCCGCACAGTGGACACGCATGTACGCAGGCTGCGCCAAAAGCTCGGCCCCTATGCCGAATGGATTGAGACGGTCCGCGGCGTGGGATACCGCTTCCGATCATAA
- a CDS encoding response regulator produces the protein MNKTILIVDDAPMIRELIKSVLETEGYTTILASDGEEAMRAARENTVDLSIIDIFLPKKGGLQVMGELLEKDPASKFIAISGGEAFNPEAIVELAKAFDVIETFTKPIDTRKLVDAVNRALGKQ, from the coding sequence ATGAACAAAACGATCCTCATCGTTGACGACGCCCCCATGATCCGGGAACTGATCAAAAGCGTGCTGGAGACCGAAGGATACACGACAATACTGGCCTCGGACGGAGAAGAAGCCATGCGTGCCGCACGGGAAAACACCGTGGACCTGAGCATCATCGACATATTTCTGCCCAAAAAGGGCGGGCTGCAAGTCATGGGTGAGCTTCTGGAAAAAGATCCTGCCAGCAAATTCATCGCCATCTCCGGGGGCGAGGCATTCAACCCCGAGGCCATTGTGGAACTGGCAAAGGCCTTTGACGTCATTGAAACCTTCACCAAACCCATCGACACCCGCAAGCTGGTGGACGCGGTCAACAGGGCACTGGGCAAACAATAA
- a CDS encoding hybrid sensor histidine kinase/response regulator: protein MKASKRQPPEIITNAVALGLLEASDNPAMILSRTDHILAANQAACSMLESGSPEETLGRLLTDFIARDLFIARRDRLRETLRTNGISRIEEDINGRTYIHTFTGIFNENDDMTQVAVISRDVTDLRRTGENLRREQQRQIFFMETLPGLVFHIYPDHTIRYANRYFRKIFGSPKGKSCRQLLQCSATLCPACPPERAMRSDSTVEQEWTLADSRTFHLQFNPMTDSSGERMVMVLGIDISERKNAENKLRQAHAELEQRVRERTQELQGLNRILTDKSLHLIEAKRRADSAARAKSAFLANMSHEIRTPLNAILGMAELALRTDEPSQKTVYLNHVVEAGDSLLTLINDILDFSKIEAGKMELEIEPFRLSEIIASVMRIHRVQAEDKDLEITDDIGADVPDVLLGDPQRLRQILINLMGNAVKFTTRGSVTLSVRREPMAQTAEDDSVLLRFSVRDTGVGIPKKQQKEIFNDFTQADASITRRFGGSGLGLAISKQLVQLMHGTIAVTSTEGRGSTFTFTVRLRTSRTEELVRTVTTREHPVQEVPHLSVLLADDNALNRKLAATVLREQGHDVTQVENGYEAVELLKAGRFDVVLMDVQMPIMDGITATRIIRDRNSGVLAPDIPIIALTAHALKGDRERFLSVGMNDYLSKPIRIQALSDTIARTVSRPDTMQPPTQQQRDETTKSAQEATPPFDRKTALERMNDREDLLESMERIFLRDTPPELAQLEKAVQSNDMEKGQHAAHSIKGNSRTIGAMRAGALAEQMEFLCSNSDTAEARRAMPLLAQEVRAAIDHVASMNPTATSETSHEQNDPHR, encoded by the coding sequence ATGAAAGCGAGCAAACGCCAACCACCAGAAATCATCACGAATGCCGTTGCCCTCGGCTTGCTTGAGGCCAGCGACAATCCGGCCATGATCCTGTCCCGGACCGACCACATTCTGGCCGCAAACCAGGCTGCCTGCTCCATGCTCGAATCCGGCAGCCCGGAAGAAACCCTTGGACGGCTGCTCACGGATTTCATTGCACGCGACCTGTTCATTGCCCGCCGGGACCGGCTGCGCGAGACGCTGCGCACGAACGGAATCTCCCGCATCGAGGAAGATATCAACGGCCGGACATACATCCACACCTTCACCGGCATCTTCAACGAAAATGACGACATGACTCAAGTGGCGGTCATATCCCGGGACGTCACCGACCTTCGGCGCACCGGCGAAAACCTGCGCCGGGAGCAGCAACGCCAGATATTCTTCATGGAAACACTGCCCGGGCTGGTGTTCCACATCTACCCGGACCACACCATCCGCTACGCCAACCGGTACTTCCGCAAGATATTCGGCAGCCCCAAAGGGAAAAGCTGCAGGCAGCTGCTGCAGTGCTCCGCAACACTCTGCCCCGCATGCCCCCCGGAAAGGGCCATGCGCTCCGACAGCACAGTGGAACAGGAATGGACCCTGGCTGATTCCCGCACCTTCCACCTGCAATTCAACCCCATGACCGACAGCTCCGGCGAACGCATGGTCATGGTGCTGGGCATCGACATATCCGAGCGCAAAAACGCAGAAAACAAGCTCCGCCAAGCCCACGCGGAGTTGGAACAGCGGGTTCGCGAACGCACGCAGGAACTGCAGGGCCTCAACCGCATTCTCACCGACAAGAGCCTGCACCTGATCGAAGCCAAACGCAGGGCCGACAGTGCGGCAAGGGCCAAGTCCGCGTTCCTGGCCAACATGAGCCATGAAATACGCACGCCCCTCAACGCCATTCTCGGCATGGCCGAACTGGCATTGCGCACCGACGAACCCAGCCAAAAGACCGTATACCTCAACCATGTGGTCGAGGCGGGCGATTCCCTGCTGACCCTCATCAACGACATCCTCGATTTTTCCAAGATAGAGGCAGGCAAAATGGAGCTGGAAATCGAGCCGTTCCGCCTGTCGGAAATCATCGCCTCGGTCATGCGCATCCACCGCGTGCAGGCCGAAGACAAGGACCTGGAAATCACCGACGACATCGGCGCAGATGTTCCGGACGTACTGTTGGGCGATCCCCAGCGCCTGCGGCAGATTCTCATCAACCTCATGGGCAACGCCGTCAAATTCACCACCCGCGGCAGCGTGACCCTGAGCGTTCGCCGCGAACCCATGGCCCAGACAGCAGAAGACGACTCCGTGCTGCTGCGCTTTTCGGTTCGGGACACGGGTGTGGGCATCCCCAAGAAACAGCAAAAGGAAATCTTCAACGACTTCACGCAGGCCGACGCATCCATTACCCGCAGGTTCGGCGGCTCCGGCCTCGGGCTGGCCATTTCCAAACAACTTGTCCAGCTCATGCACGGCACCATCGCCGTTACCAGCACCGAGGGCAGGGGCAGCACGTTCACCTTCACGGTGCGCCTGCGTACAAGCCGCACCGAGGAACTGGTGCGGACCGTCACGACCCGGGAACACCCGGTGCAGGAAGTGCCGCACCTCAGCGTATTGCTGGCCGACGACAACGCATTGAACCGCAAGCTGGCCGCAACCGTACTGCGCGAACAGGGGCATGACGTCACTCAGGTGGAAAACGGATACGAGGCCGTGGAACTGCTCAAGGCCGGACGATTCGATGTGGTGCTCATGGACGTGCAGATGCCGATAATGGACGGAATCACGGCCACCCGCATCATCCGGGACAGGAATTCCGGGGTACTGGCACCGGACATCCCCATCATCGCACTCACTGCCCACGCCCTCAAAGGCGACCGGGAGCGTTTCCTGAGCGTGGGCATGAACGATTACCTGTCCAAGCCCATTCGCATTCAGGCCCTTTCCGACACCATTGCCCGCACAGTGTCGCGGCCAGACACCATGCAGCCCCCGACGCAACAACAACGGGACGAAACCACGAAATCCGCGCAGGAAGCAACGCCTCCCTTTGACAGGAAAACCGCCCTGGAACGCATGAACGACAGGGAAGACCTGCTGGAAAGCATGGAACGAATATTCCTGCGCGACACGCCCCCCGAACTGGCGCAACTGGAAAAGGCAGTCCAGAGCAATGACATGGAAAAGGGCCAGCACGCCGCACACAGCATCAAGGGGAATTCCCGAACCATCGGCGCCATGCGAGCGGGAGCCCTTGCAGAACAAATGGAATTTCTATGCAGCAACAGCGACACGGCCGAGGCCCGGAGGGCAATGCCTCTTCTCGCGCAGGAAGTGCGCGCTGCAATTGATCATGTCGCCTCCATGAACCCAACAGCAACAAGCGAGACAAGCCATGAACAAAACGATCCTCATCGTTGA
- a CDS encoding radical SAM protein, translated as MDLQGTVIRPPSEAGSVLLQVTLGCTHGKCAFCGAYLDKPRFGVKDRDQVLADLEWAARHRPDARRVFLCDGDAMSLPLARLEEILAAVKQRLPRVTRVAAYGNARGLRHKSAQELQRLRERGLGMVYMGLESGDETTLARMNKGSTAASIVEQGRRVMDSGMKLNVTVINGLGGVERSMVHARETGRALSELDPHQAAALSLMLVPGTSLHRDSEQGLFTVPDAMGMLAELREMIACLHMKGLFLANHASNYVPVRARMPRDKDAVLLALDNVLAGGGGVRDESLRRL; from the coding sequence ATGGATTTGCAGGGGACCGTGATACGACCGCCCAGCGAGGCCGGGAGCGTGCTGCTTCAGGTCACTCTGGGGTGTACGCACGGAAAATGCGCTTTTTGCGGAGCCTATCTGGACAAGCCGCGGTTTGGTGTGAAGGATCGCGACCAAGTGCTGGCCGATCTGGAATGGGCGGCGCGGCACAGGCCGGATGCGCGGCGGGTATTCTTGTGCGACGGCGATGCCATGAGCCTGCCTCTGGCCCGGCTGGAAGAGATTCTGGCCGCGGTGAAACAACGGCTGCCGAGGGTGACGCGGGTCGCGGCCTACGGCAACGCGCGCGGACTGCGCCACAAGAGCGCGCAAGAGTTGCAGCGGTTGCGTGAACGGGGACTGGGCATGGTCTACATGGGACTGGAGTCCGGGGACGAAACCACGCTGGCACGCATGAACAAGGGCAGCACGGCCGCGAGCATCGTGGAGCAGGGCAGGCGCGTCATGGATAGCGGCATGAAGCTGAACGTGACCGTGATCAACGGTCTTGGCGGGGTGGAGCGTTCCATGGTTCACGCCCGGGAAACGGGCCGTGCCCTTTCCGAATTGGATCCGCATCAGGCCGCGGCCCTGAGCTTGATGCTTGTACCGGGGACCTCGTTGCACCGCGACAGCGAGCAGGGCCTTTTCACGGTTCCCGATGCCATGGGCATGCTCGCGGAGTTGCGGGAGATGATCGCCTGTTTGCATATGAAAGGGCTTTTTCTGGCCAACCACGCTTCAAACTATGTGCCTGTTCGTGCGCGCATGCCGCGCGACAAGGACGCGGTGCTGCTTGCGCTGGACAATGTGCTCGCGGGGGGCGGCGGCGTGCGCGACGAATCACTGCGCCGCCTGTAG
- a CDS encoding EAL and HDOD domain-containing protein, whose translation MTQDKTYENVFIARQPVFDENGKTWAYMLLFRDSMHATSATFTDDAEATMRVLADMSLCNIGTEQAARTMVHFPADAVKSGYHRALGSECGIVIIEEREPAVPRLLTALEELREEGYLLAINNFEGTPGQEELWALADVFIVDVHNKDDFELRDLVQTTTRNSKAKLMAKRVETLEEKRRAKKHGFTLFHGFYYCKPEVDSGRKISSNEITRLKLFEIIERDEPDFDALAEAVEADVSISYRLLAFLNSPNFGFATTITSIRQAVVLAGWKPIRNWLRVVILTDMSPSEKSRELTYLSAHRAKLFETAALGGGFEEISDKLFMLGLFSLLDAMFDMEMKDLVKHLPIDDVIKRALCGTENEFSPWLRLAHSIEASRWDEVGTLARALNLLPGTIAVSYQHAFSWADSFFGSDNEKTDTPQ comes from the coding sequence ATGACACAGGACAAGACGTACGAAAACGTTTTCATCGCCAGACAGCCCGTGTTTGATGAAAACGGCAAGACATGGGCATACATGTTGCTATTTCGTGACAGCATGCATGCAACGTCGGCCACGTTCACCGACGACGCCGAGGCCACCATGCGTGTGCTGGCCGACATGTCCCTGTGTAACATCGGCACCGAACAAGCCGCCCGCACCATGGTCCATTTCCCAGCCGATGCCGTGAAAAGCGGCTACCATCGCGCCCTTGGCTCCGAATGCGGCATCGTGATCATTGAAGAGCGCGAACCCGCAGTTCCGAGACTCCTCACAGCCCTTGAAGAACTGCGTGAAGAAGGCTACCTGCTGGCCATCAACAATTTCGAGGGGACGCCCGGCCAGGAAGAACTCTGGGCCCTGGCAGACGTGTTCATCGTGGACGTGCACAACAAGGACGACTTTGAACTGCGCGACCTCGTGCAAACAACGACAAGGAACAGCAAGGCCAAACTCATGGCCAAGAGGGTCGAAACCCTTGAAGAAAAACGCCGCGCCAAAAAGCACGGATTCACGCTTTTCCATGGCTTCTACTACTGCAAGCCCGAGGTTGATTCCGGACGAAAAATTTCATCCAATGAAATCACGCGGCTCAAGCTCTTTGAGATCATTGAACGCGACGAGCCGGATTTCGACGCGCTGGCCGAAGCCGTTGAGGCAGACGTATCCATCAGCTACCGCTTGCTGGCATTCCTGAATTCACCGAACTTCGGGTTTGCCACCACCATCACCTCCATTCGCCAGGCAGTGGTGCTGGCCGGGTGGAAACCCATCCGCAACTGGTTGCGCGTGGTCATCCTCACGGATATGAGCCCCTCGGAAAAATCCCGCGAACTGACCTACCTTTCCGCGCACCGGGCCAAGCTTTTTGAAACCGCGGCCCTTGGCGGCGGGTTTGAGGAGATTTCCGACAAGCTGTTCATGCTCGGACTCTTTTCCCTGCTGGACGCCATGTTCGACATGGAGATGAAGGATCTGGTCAAGCACCTGCCCATCGACGACGTCATCAAACGCGCCCTGTGCGGCACGGAAAACGAGTTTTCCCCGTGGCTCCGGCTGGCCCACTCCATCGAGGCTTCCCGGTGGGACGAAGTCGGCACCCTTGCCCGGGCCCTGAACCTGCTGCCCGGCACCATCGCGGTCAGCTACCAGCACGCCTTTTCCTGGGCCGATTCCTTCTTTGGTTCGGACAACGAAAAGACAGACACTCCCCAATAG
- a CDS encoding 2-amino-3,7-dideoxy-D-threo-hept-6-ulosonate synthase, with translation MNTGKAIRLERIMNRNTGRTVIVPMDHGVTVGPIAGIHAIRSAVTKIAEGGADAGLVHKGIARLGHRGTGRDLGLIVHLSAGTGLSPNPNAKVLVGTVEEALKLGADGVSVHVNIGDETEPSMLADFGRIAASAADWGMPLLAMVYARGPQIASEYDPEVVAHCARVGAELGADIIKVHYTGDPESFGHVVQATGGVPVVVAGGERVDSVRDFLVMVRNALDAGGAGLSVGRNVFQHPDPRSLCKVLRRLVHDDMDVDQAVEGFPGII, from the coding sequence ATGAACACGGGTAAAGCCATACGCCTTGAACGAATTATGAACAGGAACACGGGCAGGACGGTGATCGTGCCCATGGACCACGGGGTCACCGTGGGGCCTATTGCGGGCATCCACGCCATTCGCAGCGCCGTGACGAAGATCGCCGAAGGCGGTGCGGACGCAGGCCTGGTGCACAAGGGCATTGCCCGGTTGGGGCATCGCGGCACCGGCCGGGATCTCGGACTCATCGTGCATCTTTCCGCAGGCACGGGCCTGAGCCCCAACCCCAACGCCAAGGTGCTGGTGGGAACGGTGGAGGAGGCCCTGAAGCTGGGAGCGGACGGGGTCAGCGTGCACGTGAATATCGGCGACGAGACCGAGCCGAGCATGTTGGCGGATTTCGGCCGCATTGCGGCTTCGGCAGCGGATTGGGGCATGCCCCTGCTGGCCATGGTTTATGCGCGCGGCCCGCAGATAGCCAGTGAATATGACCCGGAAGTGGTGGCCCACTGTGCACGGGTTGGCGCGGAACTGGGCGCGGACATCATCAAGGTCCATTATACCGGCGATCCCGAGAGCTTCGGCCATGTGGTGCAGGCGACCGGGGGCGTTCCCGTTGTGGTGGCAGGCGGCGAACGCGTGGACAGCGTGCGCGATTTTCTGGTCATGGTCCGCAATGCGCTGGATGCCGGCGGCGCAGGCCTTTCCGTGGGCAGAAACGTTTTTCAGCATCCGGACCCGCGCTCCCTGTGCAAGGTGTTGCGGCGGTTGGTTCATGACGACATGGATGTGGATCAGGCCGTGGAAGGCTTTCCCGGCATCATTTAG
- a CDS encoding S24 family peptidase produces MGFTDDVRTALLNRIGKGKAFANNKRMADELQVDPSQLNRFLKQERGLNADSLGRILDGLGAEISFPDEPSDASMDVCFVAPQKVSSPKDVGDPLPEDYLAVPLAASPVAAGPGLIPEDAIESWVLVWRHHESVRHRSNLVAVQVGKGEMSMVPTLHPGDIVLVDRDDRDPAPPGKIMLVCEPGAEGGAMVKRVNTKRLEDDVELIFYSDNSRDFPPMTYRLERDYEGDITRAIGGNVVWAWSDMSRK; encoded by the coding sequence ATGGGCTTTACCGACGACGTGCGTACCGCCCTGCTCAACCGCATCGGCAAGGGCAAAGCCTTTGCCAACAACAAACGCATGGCGGACGAACTGCAGGTGGACCCTTCCCAGCTGAACCGTTTTCTCAAGCAGGAACGGGGGCTGAACGCGGATTCGCTCGGGCGCATCCTGGACGGGTTGGGCGCGGAAATATCCTTTCCGGACGAACCCTCGGACGCCTCCATGGACGTCTGCTTTGTTGCGCCGCAAAAGGTTTCTTCTCCCAAGGACGTGGGAGACCCCTTGCCCGAGGACTATCTGGCGGTGCCCCTTGCGGCCTCACCCGTGGCCGCCGGGCCGGGTCTGATACCCGAAGACGCCATTGAGAGCTGGGTTCTTGTCTGGCGGCACCACGAGTCCGTGCGCCACCGCTCCAACCTCGTGGCCGTGCAGGTGGGCAAGGGCGAAATGTCCATGGTCCCGACCCTGCACCCCGGCGACATCGTGCTGGTGGACCGCGACGACCGCGACCCGGCCCCGCCCGGCAAAATCATGCTGGTCTGCGAACCCGGAGCCGAAGGCGGCGCCATGGTCAAGCGGGTCAACACCAAGCGGCTCGAAGACGATGTGGAGCTTATCTTCTATTCGGACAACAGCAGGGACTTCCCGCCCATGACCTATCGACTGGAGCGGGATTACGAAGGCGACATCACCCGGGCCATCGGCGGCAACGTCGTCTGGGCCTGGAGCGACATGAGCCGCAAATAA
- a CDS encoding DUF5675 family protein, whose product MEITRLEEGEAGTMGALRVNKRLECLTLEPQDRCNRQGASCIPAQQYRCERVRSPRFGETFAVSGVPGRDHILFHPGNLAEDTQGCILLGTRFGAVRGQRGVLDSGTAFERFMTLLRGQETFHLTIAEHY is encoded by the coding sequence GTGGAAATAACGCGCCTTGAGGAGGGCGAAGCCGGGACCATGGGTGCCCTGCGCGTGAACAAGCGGCTGGAGTGCCTGACGCTGGAGCCGCAGGACAGGTGTAACCGGCAGGGGGCTTCCTGCATCCCGGCGCAGCAGTATCGCTGCGAGCGGGTGCGCTCGCCCCGGTTCGGGGAGACGTTTGCGGTGTCCGGGGTGCCCGGGCGGGACCATATCCTGTTTCATCCGGGCAATCTGGCCGAAGACACGCAGGGGTGCATTCTGTTGGGCACCCGGTTCGGCGCCGTGCGCGGACAGCGCGGAGTGCTGGATTCGGGCACCGCGTTCGAGCGTTTCATGACCCTGCTGCGCGGGCAGGAAACCTTTCACCTGACCATAGCCGAGCATTACTAG
- a CDS encoding DNA-binding protein translates to MHQEICLKGAKDICYAVGENPKEITTLVREHGLPAWKRANRGRWRALPEDLRMWMRQQRDRNIGRHLYGEIS, encoded by the coding sequence ATGCATCAGGAGATATGTCTCAAGGGAGCCAAGGATATCTGTTACGCGGTGGGAGAGAATCCCAAGGAGATAACGACATTGGTGCGGGAGCACGGACTGCCGGCATGGAAACGGGCCAACCGTGGACGCTGGCGCGCCCTGCCCGAGGATCTGCGCATGTGGATGCGCCAGCAGCGGGACAGGAACATCGGACGGCATTTGTACGGCGAGATCAGCTGA